From one Amphiura filiformis chromosome 13, Afil_fr2py, whole genome shotgun sequence genomic stretch:
- the LOC140168121 gene encoding solute carrier organic anion transporter family member 4C1-like produces the protein MSLLPKDPSVNVCVQDTGVNKNASNPKAAGNGETAQDMDSNGNSNSMDCLVVRKDTFMEHAKRFIPVIKRIVRRPLLVFYMLFLTLELACIGVFATFIVKYFRIEFAISGKRAAFLNGAVLIPAAILGLNVSAFVCRQFRLTLKQCGMYVLANNILTVSLLVAATFVGCKNPPIAGVNNEYATSLDSMDCNFNCGCNSNIFRPVCGADDVSYLSPCNAGCQIKDLSNNTYSSTYSDCTCVQEPPTSTFDDYPEFGSAKSGLCDREDSCETNLYIAVFLLGCLAFCRFQDNAPISLILLGNTETETRTVTLGLTKFVQNIFGYFPTPIYFGEIVNSTCTLWQYTCGERGACWLYDIVKLRYALFGLNIALRMLQIPVCIGIILTVKEYLTKESPDEKSPSDYAQKDVDDNTTKQ, from the exons ATGTCACTTCTACCAAAAGATCCCAGTGTTAATGTTTGTGTCCAAGATACAGGCGTGAACAAGAATGCCAGTAATCCAAAAGCGGCTGGCAATGGAGAAACCGCTCAGGATATGGATTCTAATGGAAACTCTAATTCAATGGATTGTCTCGTCGTGAGGAAGGACACTTTTATGGAGCATGCGAAAC GTTTTATTCCCGTTATAAAGCGGATCGTTCGTCGCCCTTTGTTGGTATTTTACATGCTTTTCCTAACGTTGGAATTGGCTTGTATTGGCGTCTTTGCTACTTTTATCGTTAAGTACTTCAGAATAGAGTTCGCAATTTCTGGGAAACGGGCTGCTTTCCTAAACg GTGCTGTTTTGATACCAGCGGCCATATTGGGATTGAATGTATCTGCATTTGTGTGTCGTCAATTTAGACTCACGTTGAAGCAATGTGGCATGTATGTGCTCGCCAACAATATTCTCACAGTTTCATTGCTGGTAGCAGCAACATTTGTAGGGTGCAAAAACCCGCCGATTGCTGGTGTAAACAATGAATATGCAACCAG CTTGGATAGCATGGACTGCAACTTCAACTGTGGCTGCAACTCGAATATATTTCGTCCAGTATGTGGTGCTGATGACGTTTCCTACCTGTCCCCTTGTAATGCTGGGTGTCAAATAAAAGACTTGTCCAATAATACG TACTCGTCAACGTACAGCGACTGCACGTGCGTACAAGAGCCGCCAACGTCTACATTTGACGATTATCCAGAATTCGGCAGTGCTAAATCTGGGTTGTGTGATAGAGAGGATAGTTGTGAAACTAATCTGTACATTGCTGTGTTTCTTTTGGGTTGTCTTGCTTTTTGTCGCTTCCAAGATAATGCGCCTATAAGTCTGATTCTCTTAGG AAACACTGAGACGGAGACGAGAACTGTAACATTAGGATTAACCAAGTTTGTTCAAAATATATTTG GTTATTTCCCAACCCCCATATACTTTGGCGAAATTGTCAATTCTACCTGTACTCTCTGGCAGTACACATGCGGCGAACGAGGCGCTTGTTGGCTCTATGATATCGTCAAACTTCGCTATGCTCTCTTCGGACTTAATATCGCCCTACGAATGCTGCAAATACCGGTATGTATTGGGATAATTCTGACTGTGAAGGAATACTTGACGAAAGAAAGCCCGGATGAGAAG AGTCCTAGTGATTATGCGCAGAAGGATGTGGACGATAACACAACAAAGCAGTGA